The Sulfolobus sp. A20 genomic interval CTTAGGTTTTGCTGAACTAGGAAATAGACCAGCTAACTTCGTATCTTATGGACAAAGTGATGTAGCTGAAGCTCCAGAGGTTAGTCCTTCATCCACTACAGTAGCTCCTTATGATGCAACTTATGAAAATGCTGGAGCTTGGGGAAGAGCTAGGGTGGTTAAGCCAGGATTAGTCATTCAGCCTAGTCTAACTTCCCCGCCACAAATAGTTACAAACAGTTACATCGATATTAATCTAGCAGTCCATGAATTCGTAGAGTCCTCATTCCAAGCAGACTGGACACAGTCTCCATATAGCTCGCAAGTACCTTCTGAAGTTTCCGGTATAGAAGTAGATCCGATTGGGAATAAGGTAAATGCTTATCACCCGTGGAAGAAGTGGACGATACCAACTCCTCTGGCTAGAGGATATCCATTTGGTTCTGGCAACCAGTACGGAAAGTATAGCTGGGGAGTGTCCCCTAGATTCGTTCCATATCAAGGACATAAGCCCATTTCAAGCTACTTCTATAATGTAGAAGCAGATCCGATGGGCTTAATGTATGCTCAAGTATTACAAGGTAGTGCACCGGAGCCCATATACACAGCGACGTATAGCATAGCAGGAATAGAAATACAATACGGGAATGCCAGCAATCAATACGTGAAATGGAACTTACCTCAAACTATAAGTCCTAGGGTAGTTTTGCCTCAAGAACTACAAGGTGAAATAGAGCTAAACTACTTATCTCCATGGCAAATAACCAATGGAAAATTCATCACTAACGCTGTAGAGAGAATGAGAGCAAGAGCCTTCGCAGTAGCTTTAGAGGCAGCTGGAGCCTGGGTAGCATGGTTCTCTGCAGTAAACTATATAAAGAATGGACAAACTGCTGTTAGTAGAGGAAATCAGTATGACTGGGAGTACAAGGCTAACACGAATACTGGGGTAGCAATAGGAGTGGGGATGAAGGAAGCTCCGAGAGGAGCGCAGTATCACGCTAATGTGATAGCTACTGGCAAAGGACCAAATGTGCCAGCAATAAATCCACAACAAATGCAACCTACGACGGTTAACCTAGGGCCAAGAGTGAAGAATTCTTATGATGACGGAATTCAAACAGTTAGTCCAGCTCCATCCTTGGCACAAAACGATGGTGCTGGCACATTTGAAGAGACAATACAAGGAAATAAGGGATACAACATACCCGGTTCACCTAAACTAACAGTAACTCCACTAGAGCAGTGGGATGGATTTGAGTTTGCAGCGGCGTTAAGGTCATTCGATCCATGCTTCGTCTGCGGAGTCCACGTTGTTCTACCAAATGGTAAGGTGAGATATTTGACCTTAGGAGCTCCAATTGATTTAAGTGAAGCAATAAAGGCTTTCTATAAGTTCGCCATGAAGGTTAAATAAAGGTGTAAAGGTATGATAATAGTGCACGCAGCTATAGGTGCCAATGGAGGACCAGGGACACCATTAAGTCTATATTGGTGGGGATTAAACGTAATATTTCCTCTAGGAATATTATTTTTTATATTTGGTTTAGTCTATAGGATAGGGAGGGAGTTCATATTCAGAAGATCTAATATTCCGGGTGAAGCTGGTCTTTCAAGAGAATTTAAGGAGGCAATAACTGCAATACCTAGACCTTTTGGGCGAGCATCTAGGCACGACCCATTATTGATAGTTGAAACGATCTTCAATCATATCTTCATATTAGGATTAATAATAGTTGTTGGAATACATATAATAGCGTGGAATTATATTTTTAGTGGTATATTCGGAGTTCCTAACATCTTAGGATGGCTAATGCCAGCTTCCGTACCAGAATCATTCACTTCTGGATACCAGCTAGGAATCTTAGGTGCAACATCATATTCACATGGAGGTATTCTAAACCCAGTTGGGGCATGGAATTCAGCTGAAGTTGCAACTAATACAATTTCACCTTGGGGTGTTTTATCAGTAATAGTTAACGGGAGTTTCATGGCATTGCTAGCTTTTGCAGGGTTAATAGGCTACCTAGTTACAAGGATTATAGATGACATAACTAAGCATAGGCCTTTAAGTAGTATAGGTGATTACGTATTCCTAATCTTACTGGCAGCAATAATAGTTACTGGTTTAGGAGCAGCTTATGATTGGGGAGTTCCTTATCTTGGAGTTCCAAACCAAGCTAACTGGTACGGATTACACATAGCCTTAGTAGGAATATTCATAGGCTACACACCATTCAGCAAGGCATTCCACATGTTCTGGTACTATGTAGGTAAGGGTTTTGCAGGTTATTCATATGGGAGAAGAAGAGTTTAAATGTGGGGGATTTAAGGTGAAGGGCAATAGAGTAGAGATAAATAGGAACTTAGCCTCAAGGACATTTGACGAATTAGGTCCAGCCGACGTTTATGGACTAGAAAATTGCATGAGATGTGGAATTTGCTCTTATACCTGCCCATTTTGGTTAGTTACTAAGAGACCAATTGATGTTCCAGCGTGGAGGACGTATGAGATTAACAAAATCTATTCAATGTTTTACACTGGCTATGGGATTGTAGCTAGATATCTGAGGTTAAGAAGGATTAGCAATAAGGAATTCATGAGGTGGACTGATTCCGCATACAATTGTACAGCTTGTGGAGCTTGTACGGAAACTTCGCCAATGGAGATTCCAAACTGGTACACCGCAATATT includes:
- a CDS encoding nickel-dependent hydrogenase large subunit; this encodes MASSYLFKYDWTKPVVIEPIVRIKPELGIQVTVSTDENGSIRATEAYAGAGMFRGFEIFMRNKPAPDIIMLSSRECGICGEHHQFIERIAQEMAMGGYAPPPLGLETIMLANDAAMMYDHTAHLTALGGPDWSSLFFKIAGYYPPDIYQLATQTPISKVLDYSEAFPNGAPSQLQFAGVTMRTVADIMDGLVPIIGAIFLEGAYVWRIMHEAELLYYLRIPHPITMVPGGIGVPATVENLQAYLQRLIDGTAYMKKQAVVWEVLSLFLNDYDNVFGVQAYYDTHFNNLGFAELGNRPANFVSYGQSDVAEAPEVSPSSTTVAPYDATYENAGAWGRARVVKPGLVIQPSLTSPPQIVTNSYIDINLAVHEFVESSFQADWTQSPYSSQVPSEVSGIEVDPIGNKVNAYHPWKKWTIPTPLARGYPFGSGNQYGKYSWGVSPRFVPYQGHKPISSYFYNVEADPMGLMYAQVLQGSAPEPIYTATYSIAGIEIQYGNASNQYVKWNLPQTISPRVVLPQELQGEIELNYLSPWQITNGKFITNAVERMRARAFAVALEAAGAWVAWFSAVNYIKNGQTAVSRGNQYDWEYKANTNTGVAIGVGMKEAPRGAQYHANVIATGKGPNVPAINPQQMQPTTVNLGPRVKNSYDDGIQTVSPAPSLAQNDGAGTFEETIQGNKGYNIPGSPKLTVTPLEQWDGFEFAAALRSFDPCFVCGVHVVLPNGKVRYLTLGAPIDLSEAIKAFYKFAMKVK